The proteins below are encoded in one region of Rhodoluna lacicola:
- a CDS encoding ROK family protein → MLNLDNQASKTLGQNRDDVRQHNLSALLKMIHQSQTVSRAQLTTSSGLNRSTISDLVSELEGLGLVYETEASANGVGRPSLQVSASDQVVAFSVNTDVDAVTVATVTFSGAVIAKKRFVTTNLTKPEKAVSIAAELIADFRKDLKPGTRIVGIGVAIPGQVRVADGVIRLAPHLGWVEFPFGPMLRQITGLPVYVDNDASLGCVAERIYGNAKGFSDVVYLFAGSGGIGGGVVVDGIQLRGAAGYAGELGHVRISTSNAKDYSGLEGTLEALVRRDDLLEVFKLYAATDDELLLEMSRTKAAKAKKLIETQIDGLAAALGNFVNIFNPEVIVLDGFLGGLFEFDSERLISGIKANSLAAANERVVLRTGGLGSDLLMIGAALLPFSELTASPSGTQLYPAKAKAAKP, encoded by the coding sequence ATGCTGAACCTAGACAATCAGGCATCTAAGACGCTGGGGCAAAACCGCGATGACGTGCGCCAGCACAACCTGTCTGCTTTGTTGAAGATGATTCACCAGTCCCAGACTGTGTCACGCGCTCAGCTAACCACCAGCTCTGGCCTTAACCGCTCAACAATTTCTGACCTAGTTTCTGAGCTTGAGGGGCTGGGTTTGGTCTATGAGACTGAGGCCTCAGCAAACGGAGTTGGGCGACCAAGCCTGCAGGTTTCCGCCAGCGATCAGGTGGTGGCCTTTTCAGTCAACACCGATGTCGATGCCGTGACCGTGGCCACGGTGACATTCTCTGGAGCGGTAATTGCAAAAAAGCGTTTTGTGACCACCAACCTAACTAAGCCAGAGAAGGCTGTATCAATTGCGGCAGAACTGATCGCAGACTTTCGTAAAGATCTCAAGCCCGGCACGCGCATAGTGGGAATCGGTGTTGCAATTCCCGGTCAAGTCAGAGTCGCCGATGGCGTAATTCGTTTGGCCCCGCACCTGGGTTGGGTTGAGTTTCCGTTTGGCCCAATGCTGAGACAAATTACGGGTCTTCCGGTTTATGTTGACAACGATGCCTCACTTGGTTGCGTTGCCGAGCGTATCTACGGAAATGCAAAAGGTTTCTCTGATGTGGTCTATCTATTCGCCGGTTCCGGAGGTATTGGTGGCGGCGTGGTTGTTGACGGCATTCAGTTGCGCGGCGCGGCAGGTTATGCGGGTGAGTTGGGACACGTGCGAATATCAACCAGCAACGCCAAAGATTATTCAGGTCTTGAAGGAACGCTGGAGGCACTTGTGCGTCGCGATGATTTGCTTGAAGTCTTCAAACTTTACGCGGCCACCGATGATGAGCTGCTTTTGGAAATGAGCAGAACCAAAGCGGCTAAGGCCAAGAAGTTAATTGAAACTCAAATTGATGGCTTGGCAGCGGCGCTTGGAAATTTTGTAAACATATTCAACCCAGAGGTAATCGTGCTGGATGGATTCCTGGGTGGACTTTTTGAGTTTGACTCTGAACGTTTGATTAGTGGCATCAAGGCCAATTCACTTGCGGCCGCCAACGAGCGCGTGGTTTTGCGCACCGGTGGCTTAGGTTCTGATTTGCTGATGATTGGTGCGGCCCTGCTGCCGTTCAGTGAGTTGACCGCCAGCCCATCTGGCACGCAACTGTACCCGGCTAAAGCCAAGGCAGCGAAGCCGTAA
- the xylA gene encoding xylose isomerase has translation MAPNPTREDKFSFGLWTIGWAAQDQFGGPTRAPLDVVDAIHKLSEIGAYGLTFHDDDLFAFGSTDAERRHEIDRTKKALEETGVIVPMITTNLFSHPVFKDGAFTSNDREVRRFALRKTLRNLDLAAEMGAKTFVMWGGREGAEYDHAKDVGGAMERYREGVNLLCQYVIDQGYDIRFAIEPKPNEPRGDILLPTLGHAMAFIDTLEHPELVGLNPETGHEQMAGLNFTSGIAQAIEHGKLFHIDLNGQRGVKFDQDLVFGHGDIFNAFSLVGLLEFGGPNGGRAYDGPRHFDYKPSRTEDMNGVWESAKANMATYLLLKERAKAFNADPEVQEALKASRVHEIHKATLNPGETYSDLLADRSAYEEFDADSYFNAKGFNFVRLNQLALEHLMGAR, from the coding sequence ATGGCGCCCAACCCAACACGCGAAGACAAGTTCTCTTTTGGTCTCTGGACTATCGGCTGGGCCGCGCAGGATCAGTTTGGTGGCCCAACTCGTGCCCCACTTGATGTCGTTGATGCCATTCACAAGCTTTCTGAGATTGGTGCCTACGGCCTCACCTTCCACGACGACGACCTATTTGCATTTGGTAGCACCGACGCCGAACGCCGTCACGAGATTGACCGCACCAAGAAGGCGCTTGAAGAAACTGGCGTCATTGTGCCAATGATCACCACCAACCTATTCAGCCACCCAGTCTTTAAGGACGGCGCATTCACCAGCAACGATCGTGAGGTTCGCAGATTTGCTCTTCGCAAGACTCTGCGCAACCTAGATCTGGCAGCTGAGATGGGTGCCAAGACATTTGTTATGTGGGGCGGCCGCGAAGGTGCCGAGTACGACCACGCCAAAGATGTTGGCGGTGCCATGGAGCGCTACCGCGAGGGTGTAAACCTGCTTTGCCAGTACGTTATTGACCAGGGCTACGACATTCGCTTTGCCATTGAGCCAAAGCCAAACGAGCCACGCGGTGACATTCTGCTGCCAACTCTTGGTCACGCCATGGCCTTTATTGACACTTTGGAACACCCGGAACTAGTTGGCCTAAACCCAGAAACCGGTCACGAGCAGATGGCTGGCCTGAACTTCACATCGGGTATTGCGCAGGCAATTGAGCACGGCAAGCTCTTCCACATTGACCTTAACGGTCAGCGCGGAGTGAAGTTTGACCAGGACCTTGTGTTTGGTCACGGTGATATCTTCAACGCATTTAGCCTGGTTGGTTTGCTGGAGTTCGGTGGGCCAAACGGCGGACGTGCCTATGACGGCCCGCGCCACTTTGACTACAAGCCAAGCCGCACAGAAGACATGAACGGCGTTTGGGAATCTGCAAAGGCCAACATGGCAACCTATCTATTACTAAAGGAACGTGCCAAGGCATTCAACGCAGACCCAGAAGTTCAGGAGGCGCTAAAGGCCTCGCGCGTGCACGAGATTCACAAGGCAACCTTGAACCCAGGTGAAACCTACAGTGATCTTTTGGCAGACCGCAGTGCCTACGAAGAATTCGACGCCGATTCTTACTTCAACGCCAAGGGCTTCAACTTTGTACGCTTGAACCAGTTGGCTCTCGAGCACCTAATGGGCGCTCGCTAA
- the xylB gene encoding xylulokinase — translation MPLVAGIDSSTQSCKIVIRDLESGALVREGRASHPNGTEVNPQAWWNALNEAIKQAGGIDDVSAISIGGQQHGMVVLDTDGKVIRDALLWNDTRSAGQANEIVAKFGAQGIADLTGSLPVASFTATKLLWLKQNEPENAAKVAAVCLPHDWLTWRLAGYGPLGESALGPDLSALTTDASDASGTGYFNPKTGEYVNEVLEFVLGHLPVLPKIIEPNKAAHTKGALAIGAGAGDNAAAAFGVLAKAGDVVVSLGTSGTVFAVSKTATNDSTGTIAGFASVSSDFLPLVCTLNAARVLDSMCSMLGVDHNELGALALQAEPGADGVVLVPYFEGERTPNLPDAKAGLHGLTLKNNTRANIARAAIEGMLCGLAAGLEALAAAGVKTERVILVGGAAANPAVQQIAAEVFGAPITVPAPGEYVANGAARQAASILLGSAPDWKIETLAQIPTTGQGPALAQYKKYANAYLA, via the coding sequence GTGCCTTTAGTTGCCGGTATTGATTCATCTACCCAAAGCTGCAAGATTGTCATTCGCGATCTAGAGTCCGGCGCGCTTGTGCGCGAGGGCAGAGCAAGTCACCCAAACGGCACAGAGGTAAACCCGCAGGCGTGGTGGAATGCTCTGAATGAAGCAATCAAGCAAGCCGGCGGCATCGATGACGTTTCTGCAATTTCCATCGGTGGCCAGCAGCACGGCATGGTTGTCCTAGACACCGATGGCAAAGTCATTCGTGATGCCCTGCTTTGGAATGACACCAGAAGTGCCGGTCAGGCAAACGAGATCGTCGCAAAGTTTGGTGCGCAGGGCATTGCCGATCTCACCGGTTCTCTACCGGTTGCCTCGTTTACCGCAACCAAGTTGCTGTGGCTAAAGCAAAACGAACCAGAAAACGCAGCCAAAGTTGCCGCAGTATGTTTGCCACACGATTGGCTTACCTGGCGACTAGCGGGCTACGGGCCGCTTGGCGAAAGCGCGCTGGGGCCTGATCTGTCAGCTCTTACCACCGATGCCTCCGATGCCAGCGGCACCGGATACTTCAATCCAAAGACTGGCGAATACGTGAACGAGGTTCTTGAATTCGTACTAGGTCATTTGCCAGTTCTGCCAAAAATTATTGAGCCAAATAAAGCAGCCCACACCAAAGGTGCACTGGCAATCGGCGCCGGTGCCGGCGATAACGCTGCCGCAGCCTTTGGAGTACTGGCCAAAGCCGGCGATGTAGTTGTCTCACTTGGCACCAGCGGAACCGTGTTTGCAGTTTCTAAAACCGCAACCAATGACAGCACCGGAACCATCGCTGGTTTCGCCAGCGTCTCAAGCGATTTCTTACCGCTAGTCTGCACCCTCAATGCGGCTCGAGTGCTAGACAGCATGTGCAGCATGCTTGGCGTGGACCACAACGAACTTGGCGCACTTGCCCTGCAGGCAGAACCTGGAGCCGATGGGGTTGTGCTGGTTCCCTACTTTGAGGGCGAGCGCACACCAAACCTGCCAGATGCAAAAGCGGGCTTGCATGGCCTTACCCTAAAGAACAACACCAGAGCCAACATTGCGCGAGCCGCAATCGAAGGCATGCTCTGCGGTCTGGCCGCAGGCCTGGAGGCTCTTGCGGCGGCAGGCGTAAAGACTGAGCGTGTGATTTTGGTTGGTGGCGCCGCCGCCAACCCGGCCGTGCAACAGATTGCTGCCGAGGTATTTGGAGCGCCCATCACGGTTCCTGCCCCGGGTGAATACGTTGCCAACGGAGCAGCGCGACAGGCAGCTTCAATCCTGCTTGGCTCAGCGCCCGATTGGAAAATTGAAACCCTGGCACAAATTCCAACCACTGGCCAAGGCCCTGCGCTAGCCCAATACAAAAA
- a CDS encoding GMC family oxidoreductase N-terminal domain-containing protein, producing the protein MTVGFDVAVIGSGFGGSVAALRLTEKGYRVLVIEAGARFEDHQFAKNSFDLKRFLFFPKLGMLGIQRIDFLKNVLVMSGAGVGGGSLVYANTLYRPPNDFFNTGSWAQIADWQSLLNPYYDIAERMLGVQVNPFFSPADLVLKKVAKDRGVENTFQMAPLGIYFGEAGKEVRDPYFDGNGPRRTGCINCGECMTGCRHGAKNTLVKNYLYLAENAGAEVWDLTTVSHIQKLTDGGFELKLRRTSLAGKSRPQSIHVPQVIVAAGALGSAKLLQKSRDRGGLPGISKKLGELSRTNSESLLGVVAKKNDHDFTAGSAITSSVFPDAHTHIEPVRYGKGSGFMGLLQSVLASGANGESPNFGRLVKATFKNVLRLPNFYNLRTWPERTLILLVMQSRDNSLTTYLKRSKFFTKKLTSRQGYGEVNPSWVPVGHEFARDIAAEINGTPGAVVGEPFGIPLTAHFLGGAVIGADENSGVVDPYLRVFGVPGLHIWDGSTLSANPGVNPSLSIAAQAEWAAAHWPNRGEADARTPLGFKFGFVRPTQARWPVLKRAPRVHGSRFQDPSSTQPQ; encoded by the coding sequence ATGACCGTCGGCTTTGATGTTGCCGTAATTGGCTCCGGCTTTGGTGGCTCTGTTGCTGCGCTGCGACTGACAGAGAAGGGCTACCGAGTACTGGTGATTGAAGCGGGCGCTCGTTTTGAAGATCACCAGTTTGCCAAAAACTCTTTTGATCTCAAGCGCTTTTTGTTTTTTCCAAAACTTGGCATGCTGGGCATCCAGCGAATTGACTTTCTAAAAAATGTCTTGGTGATGTCAGGTGCCGGGGTAGGTGGCGGTTCGCTGGTTTACGCCAACACTCTTTACCGTCCACCTAATGATTTTTTCAATACCGGTTCGTGGGCGCAGATTGCCGACTGGCAGTCACTGCTGAATCCCTATTACGACATCGCCGAGCGAATGCTTGGTGTGCAGGTGAATCCATTTTTCAGCCCAGCTGACTTGGTGCTCAAAAAAGTAGCCAAAGATCGCGGCGTTGAAAACACTTTCCAAATGGCACCGCTTGGTATCTACTTTGGTGAAGCGGGTAAAGAGGTGCGTGACCCATACTTTGACGGTAATGGTCCGCGCAGAACCGGGTGCATCAATTGCGGTGAGTGCATGACCGGTTGTCGGCACGGGGCTAAAAATACCCTGGTCAAAAATTATCTTTACCTTGCTGAGAACGCCGGCGCCGAAGTTTGGGATCTGACCACCGTCTCGCACATTCAAAAACTCACCGATGGCGGCTTTGAACTAAAACTTAGGCGAACATCACTTGCCGGAAAATCTAGGCCACAAAGCATTCACGTGCCACAGGTCATTGTGGCCGCCGGAGCCCTCGGCAGCGCCAAACTCTTGCAGAAGTCCCGCGACCGCGGCGGCTTACCGGGCATCAGCAAAAAGCTGGGCGAACTCAGTCGCACAAATTCTGAAAGCCTGCTGGGTGTGGTGGCAAAAAAGAATGACCATGATTTCACTGCGGGCTCGGCAATCACGTCATCGGTGTTTCCTGATGCTCACACCCACATTGAGCCAGTTCGCTACGGCAAGGGCAGTGGTTTCATGGGGTTGTTGCAATCGGTGCTGGCCTCAGGCGCCAACGGTGAATCACCAAACTTTGGTCGACTAGTGAAAGCAACGTTTAAGAATGTTTTGCGGTTGCCAAACTTTTACAACCTGCGCACCTGGCCGGAACGCACTTTGATTTTGTTGGTTATGCAGTCGCGCGATAATTCGCTGACCACTTATTTGAAGCGCAGTAAATTTTTCACAAAAAAGTTAACCTCTCGGCAGGGTTATGGCGAGGTCAATCCAAGTTGGGTTCCCGTGGGTCACGAATTTGCCCGTGACATCGCCGCCGAAATCAACGGAACTCCCGGGGCTGTTGTTGGCGAGCCATTCGGCATTCCACTAACCGCACACTTCTTGGGCGGGGCGGTTATCGGTGCTGATGAAAATAGCGGGGTGGTAGACCCTTACCTCAGAGTATTTGGCGTGCCGGGGCTTCACATTTGGGATGGGTCAACACTGTCGGCTAATCCGGGGGTGAACCCGTCGCTGAGTATTGCTGCGCAAGCGGAATGGGCCGCAGCACACTGGCCAAACCGGGGTGAGGCCGATGCCCGCACCCCACTTGGTTTCAAGTTTGGTTTTGTTCGACCAACCCAGGCTAGGTGGCCGGTGTTAAAGCGCGCGCCTCGCGTGCACGGTTCTCGATTCCAAGACCCCAGTAGCACGCAGCCACAATAA